A single genomic interval of Bradyrhizobium sp. AZCC 1693 harbors:
- a CDS encoding 4a-hydroxytetrahydrobiopterin dehydratase: MMAERLSAEARKSALAELPGWSETPGREAIGRTFTFKDFNEAFGFMSRAALVAEKSDHHPEWKNVYKTVEVVLATHDAGGVTRLDIDLAKAMNTIAKQLGVT, translated from the coding sequence GAAATCGGCGCTGGCGGAACTTCCCGGCTGGTCCGAGACGCCGGGACGTGAGGCGATCGGGCGGACCTTCACCTTCAAGGATTTCAACGAAGCCTTCGGATTCATGTCCCGCGCCGCCCTGGTGGCGGAAAAGAGCGACCATCATCCGGAATGGAAGAACGTCTACAAGACGGTGGAGGTGGTGCTGGCGACCCACGACGCCGGCGGCGTCACCAGGCTCGACATCGATCTGGCCAAGGCGATGAATACCATCGCGAAGCAATTGGGCGTCACCTGA